One Eremothecium cymbalariae DBVPG#7215 chromosome 2, complete sequence DNA window includes the following coding sequences:
- the EFT1 gene encoding elongation factor 2 (similar to Ashbya gossypii AFR142C): protein MVAFTVDQMRSLMDKVTNVRNMSVIAHVDHGKSTLTDSLVQRAGIISAAKAGEARFTDTRKDEQERGITIKSTAISLFSEMSAEDVKDIKQKTEGNSFLINLIDSPGHVDFSSEVTAALRVTDGALVVVDTVEGVCVQTETVLRQALGERIKPVVVINKVDRALLELQVSKEDLYQSFSRTVESVNVIISTYADEVLGDLQVYPQKGTVAFGSGLHGWAFTIRQFANRYSMKFGVDREKMMERLWGDSYFNPKTKKWSNKDRDADGKPLERAFNMFVLDPIFRLFSAIMNFKKDEVPVLLQKLEISLKSEERDLEGKALLKVVMRKFLPAADALLEMIIMHLPSPVTAQSYRAEQLYEGPTDDPACIAIKNCDPKADLMLYVSKMVPTSDKGRFYAFGRVFSGTVKSGQKVRIQGPNFVPGKKEDLFIKSIQRAVLMMGRFVEPIDDCPAGNIVGLVGIDQFLLKTGTLTTFESAHNMKVMKFSVSPVVQVAVEVKNANDLPKLVEGLKRLSKSDPCVLTYMSESGEHIVAGTGELHLEICLQDLENDHAGIPLKISPPVVAYRETVEGESSQVALSKSPNKHNRIYLKAQPIEEEVSLAIEAGKINPRDDFKARARVMADDFGWDVTDARKIWCFGPDGNGPNLVVDQTKAVQYLNEIKDSVVSAFQWASKEGPIFGEQMRSVRINLLDVTLHADAIHRGAGQIMPTMRRATYAGFLLAEPKIQEPVFLVEIQCPEQAVGGIYSVLNKKRGQVVSEEQRPGTPLFTVKAYLPVNESFGFTGELRQATGGQAFPQMVFDHWATLNTDPLDPSTKAGEIVAASRKRRGMKDEVPGWQEYYDKL, encoded by the coding sequence atggTTGCTTTCACTGTTGACCAAATGCGTAGCTTGATGGACAAGGTTACGAATGTTCGTAACATGTCCGTTATTGCTCACGTTGATCATGGTAAGTCTACTTTGACAGATTCTTTGGTTCAAAGAGCAGGTATCATCTCGGCAGCCAAGGCTGGTGAGGCACGTTTCACTGATACCAGAAAGGATGAGCAAGAAAGAGGTATCACCATTAAGTCCACTGctatttctttgttttctgaaATGTCTGCGGAGGATgttaaagatatcaagCAAAAGACAGAGGGTAACTCGTTTTTAATCAATTTGATTGATTCTCCAGGTCACGTTGACTTTTCATCGGAAGTTACTGCCGCTTTGCGTGTTACTGATGGTGCTTTGGTGGTTGTCGACACCGTTGAAGGTGTGTGTGTGCAAACCGAGACTGTTTTGAGACAGGCGTTGGGTGAGAGGATTAAGCCAGTTGTTGTTATCAACAAGGTTGACAGAGCTTTGTTGGAATTGCAAGTTTCCAAGGAAGATTTGTATCAATCTTTCTCCAGAACTGTTGAGTCTGTGAATGTTATTATCTCTACATATGCTGATGAGGTTTTGGGTGATCTTCAAGTTTACCCACAAAAGGGTACTGTGGCTTTCGGTTCTGGTTTGCACGGTTGGGCTTTCACTATCCGTCAGTTTGCCAACAGATATTCCATGAAGTTTGGTGTTGACAGAGAAAAGATGATGGAAAGATTGTGGGGTGATTCTTACTTCAACCCAAAGACTAAGAAGTGGTCCAACAAGGACAGAGATGCTGATGGCAAGCCATTAGAGAGAGCTTTCAACATGTTTGTCTTGGACCCTATCTTTAGATTGTTTTCTGCTATCATGAACTTCAAGAAGGATGAGGTTCCAGTGTTGTTACAGAAATTGGAGATTTCTTTGAAGTCCGAAGAAAGGGATTTGGAAGGTAAGGCTTTGTTGAAGGTTGTTATGAGAAAGTTCTTGCCAGCTGCAGACGCTTTGTTGGAAATGATCATCATGCATTTGCCATCTCCAGTTACTGCTCAAAGCTACAGGGCTGAACAGTTGTATGAAGGTCCAACTGATGACCCAGCATGTATTGCTATCAAGAACTGTGATCCAAAGGCTGATTTGATGTTGTATGTGTCCAAGATGGTGCCAACTTCCGATAAGGGTAGATTCTACGCCTTTGGTAGAGTTTTCTCTGGTACCGTGAAATCTGGTCAAAAGGTCAGAATCCAAGGTCCAAACTTCGTTCCAGGTAAGAAGGAGGACTTATTCATTAAGTCTATCCAAAGAGCTGTCTTAATGATGGGTAGATTTGTTGAACCTATCGATGACTGTCCAGCCGGTAACATTGTTGGTTTGGTCGGTATTGatcaatttttgttgaagactGGTACTTTGACTACTTTTGAAAGCGCTCACAATATGAAGGTCATGAAGTTCTCTGTGTCTCCTGTCGTTCAAGTCGCTGTCGAAGTCAAAAACGCCAACGACTTACCAAAATTGGTTGAAGGTCTAAAGAGATTGTCAAAGTCCGACCCATGTGTGTTGACTTACATGTCTGAATCCGGTGAACATATTGTTGCTGGTACTGGTGAGTTGCACTTGGAGATCTGTTTACAAGATTTAGAAAACGACCACGCTGGTATTCCATTGAAGATCTCACCACCAGTCGTTGCTTACAGAGAAACTGTTGAAGGTGAATCTTCCCAAGTAGCTTTATCTAAGTCTCCTAACAAACATAACAGAATCTACTTGAAGGCTCAACCaatagaagaagaagtttccTTGGCTATTGAAGCTGGTAAGATTAATCCAAGAGATGATTTCAAGGCCAGAGCTAGGGTCATGGCTGATGATTTCGGTTGGGATGTTACCGATGCCAGAAAGATCTGGTGTTTCGGTCCAGACGGTAACGGTCCAAATTTGGTTGTTGACCAAACTAAGGCTGTTCAATACTTGAATGAGATCAAGGACTCTGTCGTCTCTGCGTTCCAATGGGCTAGTAAGGAAGGTCCTATCTTCGGTGAACAGATGAGATCCGTCAGAATTAATTTATTGGATGTCACCTTGCACGCTGATGCTATCCATAGAGGTGCTGGTCAAATAATGCCAACCATGAGAAGAGCTACCTACGCCGGTTTCTTGTTGGCTGAACCAAAGATCCAGGAACCAGTCTTTTTGGTCGAAATTCAATGTCCAGAACAAGCCGTTGGTGGTATTTACTCTGTCTTGAACAAAAAGAGAGGCCAAGTTGTTTCTGAAGAACAAAGGCCTGGTACTCCATTATTCACTGTCAAGGCATACTTGCCAGTTAATGAGTCATTTGGTTTCACTGGTGAGTTGAGACAAGCTACCGGTGGTCAAGCTTTCCCACAGATGGTGTTTGACCATTGGGCTACTTTGAACACTGATCCATTAGACCCATCAACCAAGGCTGGTGAGATCGTTGCTGCTTCCAGAAAGAGACGTGGTATGAAGGATGAAGTTCCAGGCTGGCAAGAATACTACGACAAATTGTAA
- the CIN10 gene encoding Cin10p (similar to Saccharomyces cerevisiae YDR387C) produces the protein MSLDTIRNAFERNIAGTTTLDEELERAGNSYVHDSSHCSVFTDTTSDDIDHVATSVSCRTGVAYGAAIASGLVIGYQIGVIAAVFISLKAEHLGLQVLSDFTREVVTSVTCIGCVVGSVCWYFLTDRYGRKPILLSSGFVIVFSSVIMALSNSLEVLVCGRLISGVAVGVAAQCTPAYWGEISPASLRGSIMASQTVALAGAQVIAYLISVYFMSKDVAWRYLFGIGVVPAMILLLFLAFIPESPKWLVMKARINDAEVTIRKLYPHASTHQVQVKVKKLVHGLAKLRSSEDETEPLIERRGSRRSCIPKQYSGASVNYPTDANTMNTRPFSEESSHGRKRQHDMEARTKRALTMACILMFLQQILGINAFMCYSPVIFAKMGAKSPWIPSLFVAITKFTFACISIKYTDKVGKRMMLLCTTAITTISLVMCHIGIENGTFGLIVTAMLICIASYASAMETIPWSSVEFLPLNRRSFGSVCISCTNWLTNSIVCISFLTVTNYIGCAKSALIFAFFSILNWIFVYNRYPEIKGLTLEEIGTIFEDGIDVNYIYRNYH, from the coding sequence ATGAGTTTGGATACAATAAGGAATGCATTTGAAAGGAATATAGCTGGTACGACTACCCTGGACGAAGAGCTTGAAAGAGCAGGAAATTCATATGTCCATGATTCTTCTCATTGCTCTGTGTTCACAGATACCACCAGTGATGACATAGATCATGTGGCAACTTCGGTTAGCTGTAGAACGGGTGTTGCATATGGAGCGGCTATAGCTTCGGGACTTGTAATCGGATATCAAATTGGGGTCATTGCGGCGGTATTTATATCATTGAAGGCTGAACATCTAGGGCTTCAGGTATTGTCGGATTTTACTAGGGAAGTTGTAACGAGTGTGACATGCATCGGATGCGTCGTTGGGTCTGTATGCTGGTATTTTTTAACGGATAGATACGGACGGAAGCCAATTTTGTTAAGTTCTGGGTTTGTTATTGTATTTTCTTCGGTTATAATGGCATTGTCGAATAGTTTAGAGGTCTTGGTATGTGGGAGGCTCATCTCGGGTGTCGCTGTAGGGGTTGCCGCGCAATGCACGCCCGCTTACTGGGGCGAGATTTCACCTGCCTCGTTAAGAGGTAGCATTATGGCTTCACAGACGGTAGCATTAGCAGGCGCTCAGGTAATTGCTTACTTGATTTCGGTTTATTTTATGTCTAAGGACGTGGCTTGGAGATATCTTTTTGGGATAGGTGTTGTGCCTGCAATGATATTGTTACTATTTCTAGCCTTTATTCCAGAATCGCCTAAATGGTTAGTTATGAAGGCAAGGATTAATGATGCAGAGGTGACAATTAGGAAGCTATATCCGCATGCATCGACTCATCAGGTACAAGTGAAGGTAAAAAAGCTAGTACATGGTTTAGCAAAACTAAGAAGTTCCGAAGACGAGACAGAGCCTCTAATAGAAAGAAGGGGGAGTAGGAGGAGTTGCATTCCGAAACAATACAGTGGTGCATCCGTGAATTATCCTACAGATGCTAATACAATGAATACAAGACCGTTTTCTGAAGAGTCTTCCCATGGACGCAAGAGGCAACACGACATGGAAGCGCGCACAAAAAGGGCATTGACTATGGCTTGCATTTTAATGTTCCTTCAACAGATCTTAGGGATCAATGCATTCATGTGTTATTCCCCTGTAATATTTGCAAAAATGGGTGCGAAATCACCGTGGATACCTTCATTATTTGTCGCAATAACCAAATTTACCTTCGCTTGcatttcaataaaatatacCGATAAAGTTGGCAAACGGATGATGCTTTTATGCACAACAGCGATCACGACTATAAGCCTGGTAATGTGTCATATTGGGATTGAAAACGGGACTTTTGGTTTAATTGTCACCGCTATGCTTATTTGCATTGCTTCTTATGCATCTGCAATGGAGACAATACCATGGAGCAGCGTGGAATTTTTGCCTTTGAACAGAAGATCCTTTGGCAGCGTTTGCATTTCTTGCACTAATTGGTTAACAAACAGCATAGTTTGTATCAGTTTCTTGACTGTAACAAATTATATCGGTTGTGCTAAAAGTGCGCTaatttttgcattttttaGTATTCTTAACTGGATATTTGTCTACAACAGGTACCCAGAGATCAAAGGACTAACGTTGGAAGAGATAGGAACAATCTTTGAAGATGGTATTGATGTGAACTATATTTACAGAAACTaccattaa
- the ATO3 gene encoding putative ammonium permease ATO3 (similar to Ashbya gossypii AFR144W), with translation MNTASDNSSHDLEKGVALCAEGSSKMEPSVQEVGTVGEYVYLGNTMYRKADLASAFSGFGSGTAQIKNEGTGYANPVPLGLAAFSYSCMLLSLYNMQVRGVTNNHILVGVSFFLGGMIEVLAGLLCFVTGNTYGMVVFSIFGAFWFCEGAIITDAFGVIQSFGDDTKMLNDALGLFLIVWVIFTFFMFLCTLKSPWGLFGLLFFLDITFLLLSIASFTGNENVTKAGGWTGLISSFFGWYSLYATFSNSSNSYIPLPMLMMPNAS, from the coding sequence ATGAACACGGCGTCAGACAACTCATCGCACGATCTGGAGAAGGGAGTTGCACTATGTGCAGAAGGGTCGTCGAAGATGGAACCTAGTGTGCAGGAGGTCGGCACTGTTGGagaatatgtatatttGGGTAATACCATGTACAGAAAGGCGGACTTGGCAAGTGCGTTTTCAGGTTTCGGCAGTGGAACCGCACAGATCAAGAATGAAGGGACTGGGTACGCAAACCCTGTGCCACTGGGGTTGGCAGCGTTTTCATACTCGTGTATGCTATTGTCTTTGTACAACATGCAGGTGCGTGGCGTGACGAACAACCATATTCTTGTCGGGGTGTCGTTTTTCCTTGGAGGGATGATCGAAGTGCTTGCTGGTCTGTTGTGCTTCGTGACTGGCAACACGTATGGAATGGTAGTGTTTTCGATTTTTGGGGCATTTTGGTTTTGTGAGGGTGCGATCATCACGGATGCGTTTGGTGTGATACAGTCATTTGGAGATGACACAAAGATGTTAAATGATGCATTGGGCCTATTTCTGATTGTTTGGGTCATATTTACATTCTTCATGTTTCTGTGCACATTAAAGTCACCTTGGGGCCTTTTTGGActtctctttttcttgGATATAACATTTTTGTTACTTTCCATTGCATCATTCACAGGAAATGAGAACGTTACCAAAGCTGGCGGGTGGACAGGATTGATCTCTAGTTTCTTCGGTTGGTATTCGCTGTACGCCACCTTCTCTAATAGTTCAAACTCCTACATCCCTCTTCCAATGCTTATGATGCCGAATGCCTCATAA
- the MUS81 gene encoding Mus81p (similar to Ashbya gossypii AFR141C), producing the protein MSFPSDLKQLFIKWLEEEIANCGPRKEKVAMVYFRACESLRKYESAITETNQLLKVKGIGNAIKNMLSKHLDEYYMRENIPKPSNHIESEDGPRSRIRVRATNDESGNEDGSPKKKKRSYVPRKRSGAYAILLAMLQLGSPSSGLTKEEIVEVAAKYCDASFISNPLTREYHSAWNSIKILIERNLVLEQGRPRRYVITGLGQRMAETLKEATNVTFPEDSSYYKKKVNENSLVDEKSENTVNLSELIRTRRVSVAELDTTQSFIDKSSIISNTSAVVRRMHTIAYSSPKNVNPRSSSPLKGYKDGIIKARWGGVSYELWECGQYDVKLYIDHREVRSKSDRDFFVNALATRGIAAEGKVLALGDIIWVAKHKASGKECVLNFLLERKRLDDLSMSIKDNRFMEQKNRLKKTKCKHIFYLIEETSASELSGMEDALKTSIWMTAVYNNFHIKRTKNADETVEWLHNMTHSIIRYYKKKTLLLIRPKDVSNQDDYGLLLSRFRGQFERNGSRIECCHGYNCFQEVLGKTNMMTVKELYLRTLMLTRGVSLEKAIAIQSKFPTLKALLLAYLKCSSEEEGREMVYNELIDQPASRKIGKALSDTLWNTFGKK; encoded by the coding sequence ATGAGCTTTCCAAGTGATTTAAAACAATTATTCATTAAATGGTTAGAGGAGGAAATTGCTAATTGTGGCCCCCGAAAGGAAAAGGTGGCCATGGTATACTTTAGAGCTTGCGAATCTCTAAGAAAATATGAATCTGCCATCACCGAAACAAATCAGCTATTGAAAGTGAAAGGTATAGGAAATGCCATAAAGAATATGCTTTCAAAGCATTTAGatgaatattatatgaGGGAAAATATTCCCAAACCATCCAACCATATTGAATCAGAAGACGGCCCACGTTCGAGGATTCGTGTAAGGGCTACAAACGATGAAAGCGGGAATGAGGATGGTTcaccaaagaagaagaaaaggagCTATGTACCACGTAAAAGATCTGGTGCGTATGCGATTTTGTTAGCTATGTTACAACTTGGGAGTCCTTCATCTGGTTTAACGAAAGAAGAGATTGTGGAGGTGGCCGCTAAATATTGTGATGCAAGTTTTATATCAAATCCACTTACTAGGGAGTATCATAGCGCATGGAATTCTATTAAAATCTTGATAGAACGTAACCTGGTTTTAGAACAAGGCAGACCACGCAGATATGTGATAACAGGGCTCGGTCAAAGAATGGCGGAGACCTTGAAGGAGGCGACGAACGTTACTTTCCCAGAAGACTCTTCATATTACAAGAAGAAAGTGAATGAGAATTCTTTAGTAGACGAAAAAAGTGAAAATACAGTTAATTTGAGCGAATTAATTAGAACTCGGCGTGTCAGTGTAGCAGAACTAGATACCACACAATCATTTATTGATAAATCTAGCATTATTTCAAATACTTCAGCGGTGGTGAGAAGGATGCACACGATTGCCTATTCCTCGCCTAAAAATGTGAATCCACGTAGTTCTAGCCCGTTGAAAGGCTATAAAGATGGCATTATAAAAGCGCGATGGGGTGGTGTCTCTTATGAACTGTGGGAGTGCGGACAATATGATGttaaattatatattgatCATAGAGAAGTGAGGTCCAAAAGCGACCGAGATTTCTTTGTAAATGCCCTTGCTACTCGTGGAATAGCAGCAGAAGGTAAGGTACTGGCATTGGGTGATATTATATGGGTTGCAAAGCATAAGGCAAGTGGTAAGGAGTGTgtattgaattttttgttagagCGGAAGAGACTTGATGACCTTTCAATGAGCATTAAGGATAATAGATTCAtggaacaaaaaaataggTTAAAAAAGACTAAATGTAAgcatatattttatcttatCGAAGAGACCAGTGCTTCTGAACTGTCTGGGATGGAAGACGCATTGAAAACATCAATTTGGATGACCGCAGTATACAATAACTTTCACATAAAACGCACCAAAAATGCAGATGAAACTGTAGAATGGCTACACAATATGACTCATTCAATTATACGGTACTATAAAAAGAAGACGTTGCTGTTAATACGCCCCAAAGATGTCTCTAACCAAGATGATTATGGGCTTCTTCTAAGCCGCTTCCGAGGTCAGTTTGAGAGAAACGGGAGTAGAATAGAGTGCTGTCATGGGTACAATTGTTTCCAGGAAGTTTTAGGAAAAACTAATATGATGACTGTCAAGGAATTATACCTTAGAACGTTGATGTTGACAAGAGGCGTATCGTTAGAAAAGGCAATAGCGATTCAATCGAAATTCCCAACACTTAAAGCTCTGCTGCTGGCGTATCTAAAATGCTCAtccgaagaagaaggcagAGAAATGGTTTACAATGAATTAATAGATCAACCGGCGAGCCGGAAAATTGGCAAAGCCCTTTCAGATACTCTGTGGAACACTTTTGGTAAGAAATAA
- the VPS17 gene encoding retromer subunit VPS17 (similar to Ashbya gossypii AFR143C): protein MASTVPYDAYDNDVDNNPFSEPSEENLGVAVANNEEAGAVVDTGAPAMAGTPKDLSANVNADSQSLPDFLPERKSKKYHIVAKITGLERTGSLTARKESPTIIFDVSTNLPTFRKSQHKNVKKTYDEFQALFNYLSSAVPETFVCALPPPSTSFGINNNEDMQKTLKNFSKWIDKVCNDPLLIVNEELAYFIESDFNTYTPMSKAKQPASGLRRKTMKQLPPPYDEVVELAEFRPLVKSIYIICQEVQNKLLRMSKARKQLSQEENAFGQNFHNLSVDDERHSKLYRRFGKVITAVGDIDSVMATFEMATLYDDLKWIVQDSYIVKETLTNRHFLMKELLQAQQNTKMKQDSARRLRAKRDISPLKVDDAIRQLKLATKSEHELTVKLQRVTHNMLIEKQNWMDSLVDSLASTVKEYTLKKIEYERKKLTLLERVRSDVRNVDTQGGLSRLGREQLVSSPTLNPSQSAIQGDSWTADRRASHCIENTEFDITIPHLTHSPEPSPDTQDLYTGPIDARQAATILGTSTF, encoded by the coding sequence ATGGCATCTACAGTGCCTTATGACGCTTACGATAACGATGTTGACAATAATCCATTCTCCGAACCTTCGGAAGAGAATCTTGGTGTTGCGGTAGCAAATAACGAGGAGGCAGGAGCAGTAGTAGATACTGGTGCTCCTGCAATGGCAGGAACTCCGAAAGATTTGAGTGCAAATGTGAATGCAGATTCCCAATCATTGCCAGATTTTTTACCAGAGCGCAAGTCCAAAAAGTACCATATAGTTGCCAAGATAACAGGGCTAGAACGAACTGGCTCTTTAACTGCTCGCAAAGAATCACCTACAATCATATTTGATGTCTCTACAAATCTCCCCACGTTTCGCAAGTCGCAGCATAAGAATGTTAAGAAGACGTACGATGAGTTTCAGGCACTATTTAACTACTTAAGCAGTGCGGTACCTGAGACGTTTGTATGTGCTTTACCACCTCCCAGTACTAGTTTTGGCATTAACAATAACGAGGATATGCAAAAGACCTTAAAAAACTTTAGCAAATGGATAGACAAAGTTTGCAACGACCCATTGCTAATAGTCAATGAGGAGCTCGCATATTTCATAGAGAGCGATTTCAACACTTACACTCCGATGAGTAAGGCTAAGCAGCCTGCATCTGGTTTACGTCGGAAAACCATGAAGCAGCTGCCTCCTCCTTATGACgaagttgttgaacttGCTGAATTCCGACCTCTCGTGAAATCGATCTATATAATCTGTCAGGAAGTCCAGAATAAACTATTAAGAATGAGCAAAGCTAGAAAACAGCTCTcccaagaagaaaatgcCTTCGGCCAGAATTTCCATAACCTCTCAGTCGATGATGAAAGGCACAGTAAACTCTACAGACGCTTTGGAAAGGTAATCACTGCAGTAGGCGACATTGACAGTGTTATGGCTACCTTCGAAATGGCTACGCTCTACGATGATCTCAAATGGATTGTCCAAGATAGCTACATCGTTAAGGAAACCCTTACAAACCGCCACTTCCTCATGAAGGAACTCCTCCAAGCTCAGCAGAATACAAAGATGAAACAAGACAGCGCTCGTAGGCTCCGCGCTAAGCGCGATATCAGCCCACTTAAAGTGGACGACGCCATCCGCCAACTTAAACTCGCCACAAAAAGTGAGCACGAACTCACCGTCAAACTTCAAAGAGTCACCCATAATATGCtaatagaaaaacaaaactgGATGGACTCCCTCGTAGATTCCCTAGCTTCCACTGTCAAGGAGTACACCCTCAAAAAAATCGAATACGAGCGCAAAAAACTCACCCTACTGGAACGAGTCCGCTCCGATGTGAGAAACGTCGATACCCAAGGCGGACTATCACGTCTAGGCCGCGAACAACTAGTCTCCAGCCCAACCTTGAACCCCTCTCAGTCGGCAATCCAAGGTGACTCCTGGACTGCAGACCGCCGCGCTAGCCATTGCATCGAAAACACCGAATTCGACATTACAATCCCCCATCTCACACACTCCCCGGAACCTTCTCCAGACACACAGGACCTCTATACTGGCCCAATTGACGCACGCCAAGCGGCAACAATCCTCGGAACAAGTACATTCTAG